The DNA region AAAATCGATCGCCACGGCTCCCCCCATCGAAGCCCCAATCAGGATAACGGGTTCCCCAATCAACGCTTTCCAGGTGTAGTAAAGGTGGGTCTTAATGGCTTCTGGCGTGAAGGGGATCTTCGAGGGACGATCAGTAAAGCCAAACCCCAGTAAATCGATCGCCCAGGTTGAGCAGTGCTTGGCTAACAGGGGCTGCAACCGCCGAAATTCCAGCACAGAACTGTCAAACCCGTGCAACAGCAGCATGGGAGGATGGCCTGTTCCCTGGTGTACGTAAGTCGTGGCGATCGCTCCACTAGCCAGCGATGTTTGGATAGGTTGCCGTTGAATATTTTGAGCCAGTGCAATCGAGGCAGCTTCGCTAAGTAGGGCAGTATCGGCTGGTAGAAAATCGGGAAACACAAACTCTGACGTTAAGCTAATTGCAATCGTAAACTTTGTAATCGAAAATCGAAAATCCAAAATGATCTTGTCTCTCAGACTAAAATAGTACCTTCATCTCATCAGGGATGCCATCCCAAAGGAATTGATTTGATGACTCCTGAACAAGAACAGGCGATCGCCGATTTGCGTGCCCGTAATGTTGCTCCCAAGCAAATTGCTCGTCAGCTTGGACTACGCCCCGCTGAGGTGAGCGCAGTGATTAAAGCTCAAGCCGAACAGGTCACGGCTCAGCGCATGGCGAAGGGAGAACTAAGTCCTGTATTTCAATGTCTGGTTAATCGCAATTGTCTTGATGCCCTTTTACCGGATGACCTGAAACACGATCCAGCCCTGGCTTTCGACGTTCAGGCAGATCTGGATCCCAATGCTGGAATTGCGGTGGTGACGGTAGCTCGTAAAGCCGGGTTTAATCGCCTGGATGTCTGCACCTATCTGGTGGATATCTGGTGTCTGGGCGTGAAGGATGTGGCCCTTCCCCGAGTGATCGATCTCTCGACCTATAAAGACTTTGTGGATTTTGCCTATCAAGCTTTTCCCGACGGCAGCCAGGAGATTCCCCTGCAACTGGCTCAGGCGATCGTCCTGGGGAGTGTAGATTATGCCGCTCGCTTGGGATTTCAGCCCCATCGAGATTTTGAACAAGCCCGTGCCTTATTAGGAGAATGGGATGGCCAGCCTGTCCTCAACTTTGGCAGGGACGGCAAACCCTATTACATGAGTGGCCCGTATGATGATCCGCTCAAGGTTTTAAGAACCCTGCGAGAAACAGTTGGAGAGGGAAATTTTAACTATACAGTTGGGTCTGGAGACGAATGGTAAGGGCGAAGAGTCTTGACCAAAACCTCGGAGGTTTAAGCCACTACGCTGATCACGATGCTTAATTTTTGGTTAAAACCTCCGAGGTTTGCGTAAGTCCTATTCTTCTTTGATGCCCAGCACCATTTGCAGAACAAAGGGAACGCCTCCCACCTGATGGTATCTATCAGCCCAGGCGCGGATCACCTCGTCCAGTTCTTCCATTGCCTGATCAATTCGTTCTGGAGGAATATCCAGTTCTTCCAGAATCCTCATCACCTTGGGTTCCCGGTTTGCCCAGTCATTCATCAGGCGGAAGTAGCGAGCCGTATCCTCCACCATGATGTAGGTGCGTTCTTCCTCAGCTTCGGGAGAGTAGGAAGCTCGCGTCAGGGCGTAGAAAGGCATTCCCCAGGGAGAATCAATGCGAGTCACCGTACCGGAATAAAGTAAACGTCGGCGAATGTGTTCTGATAATGCTTCACTCAGGGGCATCCGGCGATCGGGGGGCAGGTCTTCCTGAGAACGAGCGTGCAGAGACTCCACTAAATCTAAAAACTCGTAGGAGCTAATCACCTGAGCATCCGGCAGATTTCCTTGAGGTAGCTTTTGCTCAATCTGCCGTTTTTCCTCACTGGTTAAACTGGTGGCGGCAATGCGCGATCGTCCGGGTTGCCAGGGAAACTGCTCCAGCCAAATGTAGGGAAATTGAATCAGATACCGGGGTTCCTGAGATCCCAGCATCTTCAATAACTTACCCTCTGTCAGGGCTTCCCGCACCTCTTCCACAATGGCCTTTACACGCTTTGGCTCAATGTGATGTAAATGTCCCGTCATCCGCAGGTTTTGATCCTGCTCCAGATAGGTCATATAAATGGCGCATTTAGCCGCCGTTGCCGCTGCATCCAGAAAGGCTCCGTGACGATGCCCACTGGTTCGCATGGCACTGAAGGCAAGGTATAACATGATCTGATCCATCGCACTGGGACTGAGGCGTTTGATCAGATCGAGGTCGTTAGTCATTTCAATAAGGTTACCCATTTAGAACCATGATGCAAAGGAGATTCTTAGCGCTAATCCTCGCTTACAATCCTTGTTTTACAGCGGATGAATCTATAAACCTTGTCATAATCTAAACCTTGTTCAAGCTCAGACCCGTAGTTTCTCGGATCGAAAAACGACCGTTCTCTAGCTGGACTTGGTTTAGAACCATAGTTTCTCTTATCAAAAAACTCCAGTTCCCTGGTTGGACTTGGTTTAGTTAGGCAACACACAGAATATCGCAGCAATCCCTGATGGAATAAAGGCCAAATCATCCAAAAAGAGAGATATAAACCTTGTCCAAGCCCGGAACCGTAGTTTCTCTGACAGGAAAACGACCGTTCTCTAGCTGGACTTGGTTTAGCTTTTAATTTCTATAGTATTGCCTAATTTACCTAGTTTTCCGCAATTCTCCTTGTAAAGTTGGCATTTTTAAGTTAATTAGAAGGGCAAGTAGTCCGACTCTCAGGCCAGCGATCGCTCCAGCCATTGATAAGACTCCAGACGACCACTGCCTCGATGTCTGGGCAGCCCTCCATTACCTCTCACAATTACTTGATTGATAGCAGGAGCCTGGAGACTGGCCAAAGAAAGATATTGCAGAGATGGGGTGTTTTCGTAGTTTGAAGAAACCGATACCGTCAGCAGTAAGCCAGCTACTAAGAGAGAAGTGAGAAGACGCATAAGGAGATGTCCGTATCAGATCGCTAATTCTTGATACGGAGCTTCCCTGGGTAGATCAGGATAACTTTACATAAGCGGCCAATTGTTAAAAAAATTGGAGGCGCGATCGCGCCTCCAAGTCAATGGATGATTCAATTGTTGGTCAGCTAACGGCCTAGCGATCAACCGATCCCATAATCACGTCAATGCTGCCCAGAATGGCAACAATATCGGCCACCTTCATGCCGCGTAACAGGTGGGGCAGAATCTGGAGATTGTTGAAGTCAGCCGGACGCACTTTGAAGCGCCAGGGGAAGACATTATCATTGCCCATAATGAAAACGCCCAGTTCTCCCTTGCCGCTTTCCAGACGCACGTAGTGTTCGCCAGCGGGAATTTTCCAGGTGGGGGCAATCTTCTTACCAATGTACTGGTAATCAAACCCATCCCATTCCGATTTGGGGCCAGCCGCCAGCCGCTTCGCTTCCAGGTTTTCGTAAGGGCCACCGGGCAACATCTTGCAGGCTTGGCGAATAATCTTCACGGATTCGCGCATCTCCCGCATCCGCACCACGTATCGGGCAAAGGCATCGCCAGCCGTCTCCCACTGCACTTCCCAGTCGAAGTCATCGTAGCACTCGTAGTGATCCACCTTGCGCAGATCCCACTTCACTCCCGAACCGCGCAACATTGGGCCAGACAAGCCCCAGTTAATGGCATCTTCCCGGCTGATGGTGCCGATCCCCTCAACGCGACGACGGAAGATGGGGTTATCCGTAACCAGCTTCTCATACTCGTCTACCTTGGGCATGAAGTAGTCGCAGAAGTCGAGACACTTATCCACCCAGCCGTAGGGCAGGTCAGCAGCTACCCCGCCAATGCGGAAGTAATTATTATT from Leptodesmis sichuanensis A121 includes:
- the hetR gene encoding heterocyst differentiation master regulator HetR, whose translation is MTNDLDLIKRLSPSAMDQIMLYLAFSAMRTSGHRHGAFLDAAATAAKCAIYMTYLEQDQNLRMTGHLHHIEPKRVKAIVEEVREALTEGKLLKMLGSQEPRYLIQFPYIWLEQFPWQPGRSRIAATSLTSEEKRQIEQKLPQGNLPDAQVISSYEFLDLVESLHARSQEDLPPDRRMPLSEALSEHIRRRLLYSGTVTRIDSPWGMPFYALTRASYSPEAEEERTYIMVEDTARYFRLMNDWANREPKVMRILEELDIPPERIDQAMEELDEVIRAWADRYHQVGGVPFVLQMVLGIKEE
- a CDS encoding NAD(P)H-quinone oxidoreductase subunit H encodes the protein MVMIETKTEPMILNMGPHHPSMHGVLRLIVTLDGENVIDCEPVIGYLHRGMEKIAENRTPVMYVPYVSRWDYAAGMFNEAITVNAPEKLAGIEVPKRASYIRVIMLELNRIANHLLWFGPFLADVGAQTPFFYQFREREMIYDLWEAATGYRMVNNNYFRIGGVAADLPYGWVDKCLDFCDYFMPKVDEYEKLVTDNPIFRRRVEGIGTISREDAINWGLSGPMLRGSGVKWDLRKVDHYECYDDFDWEVQWETAGDAFARYVVRMREMRESVKIIRQACKMLPGGPYENLEAKRLAAGPKSEWDGFDYQYIGKKIAPTWKIPAGEHYVRLESGKGELGVFIMGNDNVFPWRFKVRPADFNNLQILPHLLRGMKVADIVAILGSIDVIMGSVDR